In the Bacteroidota bacterium genome, CCAATTCTGTTCCTGTAGAAGATTTATAAAACCGAGAAAAGGATTCTACTGCCTTATGAACTGTTATCTCTGGTTGAGTCTGCGGTTCTCCGTCCTGACCTGAGGCTACATAGTAGAAACCATCCATTGGATGATGTTGCCCCATGTCAACTTTGCAGATAATTACTTCCGTTGGAATCATAGTAAAGTTTTATAGTTCACTAAATTTGTGGGTTAATTAGGAAGAATTACTCTCAGGATATAACGGATGGCAGGGGGAACAAGGAAGACTTTTTATACCCCGCTGGATGACTGGGGGGGAGGTGTCAGAATCTGGAATACACTATGTGGGGGTATTCTTATAGCCATAACTGTATATTATATACGGCATATAAAAACTGAATTATGGAGGTTACGATAAAAAGCTTATGAGTAGGATCACTCCACAGACTCTGGCACTCACATTGTCAATAAAATTCTAAATCTTTTATTTGGAAATTCACAGACACTGTATACCTTTGTGCTAATGAGAATAAGTTTCTTTCTAAGCATAAAGAGTAGGTTCTTCCTGCTCCAATCATCTGACCGGATTTTCCGGTACTAAGTATCCAAAGTAAGTTCTCCTACTAAGATTCCTCTTATAAGTATTAACCTATGGAATAACTAAGTTCTTACTATTAATCCCATATAGAATCAATCTCTATAGAAAAATCTATCTCGTACCAAAAAGAATAGTACTACTGAGTTAATAACTCATCTAGGTCTACTATACTACTACTATTAAGAGTAATAATAAGACTCAGTCACAACCCAAGGTTTTAAATTTCACATTTTTTGTGAGATTTTCATAGTATAATAATAAGTAAAACATATACCCACGGTACAACATAGTTGTACAAATAACAACAACTAATTATGACCATAAGCACGAAAAAAATCAGAACAACTTTTTCAAAACCCAAAACTAAAATGTCAGTATCCTATCTTGCAGGACAATTTATAGATGCCGAGGGGATTATTTCTCAAAAATTTACATGGACGTGGGTCAGCAGGGGTTATGTAAAACGGTATTTTAACCACATGCAAATTACCTCTAAGCTAAGACCTAGAACAAGATTACTTTTAGATTTTATAACTGAAAAAATGGATAAGTTTAATGCAATACAGAACTCCAAAATTCTTCAAAATAATTTTATCACGTTACTAGAAAAGTCCTGTGGGATAAAACCTAAATCAAAATCTTTTATACACAAAGGGTTTCAGGAATTAAAAAAGTCCGGGATTCTTCTGTATGATGATTCGCCTGAAATGAAAGGAATTTACATTGTAAACCCAAAATATTATTATAGGGGTTCTGATAAATCAAGAAAAGTTTTAATTACTAATCTTTCGAGTAAATTATGGAAAATGAAAAATGATAATAATTACAATCACCTTATTGATAAAAAGTAGCAGGACTTCTTTCATCAAGAAAAATAAAGCAAGAGACAATCAAATCTCTTGCTTTATTTTCATAACCTGATTACAGATATGCTCATTCATACTGTCAATTACTTCGGAGTTATAATCACTCAAATATCCATCTGTAACACTGTTTCTGCTATGTCCAAGAGCCTGCCCGATTTTTTCTGTAGAATAATCTAACTGCTTTGCAATATTCGCCCATGAGTATCTGAAAACATATCCTCTCAGTCTTTCTTTGCAGCCAATTATCCTTCCGATTTTGGATAGATGCTCATTAAAGAGTTTATTTTTCTGCTTAACTACCAGTGGGAACCGGATTTTATCTTCTATCTCGGCTTTGGAAACTCTGCTGAGCAAGGTGGTATCGCTCCTACCATGGAAGTGTTTTATTATTTCTAATGCTTCCGGTAATAACTTAATCGAATAGATTCTTCCGGTTTTACATCTGCTAAATATCAATCTCCCTGTAGAAATGTCGAATTCTTTCATTAGGATCATGTCTTTAAAGTTTATTCCGATGAGCATGAACATTAATTTTCCCATCAGCCATGAATCATAAAGGCATGAATCTTTTTCTATCTGTAAGTAAAAATATTTCTGCAACTCCTCCAAACTTATTGGATGCGGAACTGTTTGTTCCTTTCTTATTCTGAATCTTCGGAATGGATAGTTCTCATAAGATACCACCTCAGTATTCACAGCTTTGTTATAAACTGCTCTCAGAGTTCGGAGATATAAACTAATGCTATTTATTTTTACACCACTGCTGATTAATTCCGCTTCAATCTCCTTTAGAAATTTGTAATCAATCCTCTCAAATGGCACATTTAGATTCTGGATTTTCTGAAGAGCTACTAAGGATTCCATATAAATTCTTGCTCCTCCATTCCGGTCTGCCTTCTGAATAAGATTTATTTCTTCCTGCCAGAAATCATATACTGTGATAGAAGTTTTATGATCTGATAGGATATAATCCCGCAGTTCCTGAGCATTCAGCCTAGTCCGGTTTTTCTCATACTCCCATATCTTACCTAGATACCTGAGTTCAATCTCTTTTATCTTACCTGAGATTACATCATGTGCAGGGAAGGATCTTTTTATTGAGCCGGATTTCCAGTTCCAGCAGCTTTCTGGAATGGAGTGTCCTGTTTTTATGTCCCGGGATTCTCCATTCACTGAGAGCCGGAATATTAATGGATAGGTTTTGTTTTGCTTTTCTCTTCTTGTATCAAGAGTAAGTTTTAGAGTTGACATTTGCTACTTGGATTGTAGCTTTCTCCTTCAAAGTGATTTGCAGGTAATTTGCAGGTAGGAATTGGTAAACTCACTTCATGAAAAGATTATATTTGCACCTTTTCTTTGATAAATTGTTCAGTTTCATTGAAAAAATAATCGGGGTGTAGCGCAGTCCGGCTAGCGCATCTGCTTTGGGAGCAGAGGGTCGTAGGTTCGAATCCTGCCACCCCGACTTTTTTTAACCATATCGTATCAACGGTTTTCATTCCTCCTATGGAAACCGTTTTTTTATTCTCCTTTACTTTCATTTGTTACCGTAAGCATCTGTTACTTCATTGGGGAAAGTAAAAGCCAACTACAGAAATAATTGTTATTGCACTATTGTATTTGCAGTAATTGCAGTACCAACCGCATCAGTTACTGTTACTGAATATGTTCCCGCACAAAGTCCAGTAACTGATTGTGTGGTTTTCCCGATATTCCACAGGTAAGTATAAGGCGTGGTGCCTCCTGAAGTATTTGCGGTAGCTTTTCCATTGCAGGGATTTGTGCAAGATGAATTAACATGGCTCAAATACAACGTGAGCGGAGAAAAAGGATTGTATTCCCAAAATGTTTGAAGGTTACCGGTGCTGTTAGAACCTGCTACCAAATAACCTTTGTTGCCTATTGTAAATCCAACGGAACCGTATCGTTGCACGTCTGGTATATCGGCTTTTTGTAACCATGAGTTTGTTGCCGGGTCGTATTCCCATAAATCTCTTTTGTATTGTGAACTCCCGTAGTTTCCTGCGGCAACATATCCTTTGCTTCCTATAGAAAAAGCGGTTGCGCCCCAGCGCGCTGCCTGCGAGGGCGATCCGGGTATGTCTGCCATTTGGGTCCATGCCCCTGTTCCCGGATCATATTGCCATAAATCCTGATAATAAGTGGGGTTGGATGAACCCGTGCCAACATATCCTTTTCCTCCTACAGAAAAACCTACTGCCGCGCTTCGTATGCCGGTGCCCATTGCTGCGATCTGCGTCCATGTATTGCTGAGCGTATCATATTCCCAAAAATCATTTTGTGTGGGGCCTTTTGTGCCGATGTATCCTTTTCCACTTGCAGAAAATCCTGTTGCAAAACCTCTTGCCGATCCGCCAAAGTTTGCTTTCTGTGTCCATGAGTTGGTTACAGGATTATATGCCCAGAAATCATTATACGTTGTGCTTCCGGAACCTGTTCCAACATATCCTTTGCTGCCTATGGCAAAGCCCACAGCATAACCGCGAGCCGCTCCCGGAAAAGATGCTTTTGATGTCCACATATTTGAAAGGGTATCGTAACACCACATATCATTGTAATAAGAACCGCTGTAGCCGGTGGTGATGTAGCCTTTTGATCCGAGAGAAAAACCAACACCGAATCCCCTTCCCGTTCCGGGTAAATCCGGTTTTTGTGTCCACACTCCTTGCGCGCTTGAAAAAAAGCAAAAAATATTCATCAGTAAAGCAAATCCAATAGTTAAAAATGTTCTCATGTTAATGTGTTACAGAAATTTTATACGTTTTGCTTTTTGTTTCATCGCTGAACTTTACAAAATAAATTCCTGAAGAAGTAAGAGGAAGAATAAGGTTTCCTTTTTTCTCTCCGTTATTATAATCACGCTGTGCTATCAGTTGTCCGTACATATCAAAAACGGTTGCGCGATACGCATCGGTGAAATCATTTTGGTTAAAAGATATTATATGCGCTGTGTTGTCAAAATAAAACTGCATGGCTCCTGCATCTGTTTCATTTATTCCTGTGCAAGCATTCACAATAAATATCATGCTGTCAGAATTTGAGCATGTGGTTAACGGATCAGTGTAGGTATATACAAGCGTATAGGTTCCCACTCCAACTATATTCATATTAAATGATCCAGCTGAAACTCCGGGACCGGAATAAACTCCACCTGAAGGATTGCCGCCAGAAAGAACTATCGGAGAAGAACCAAGGCAGGTGTTCACCGGACCGCCCGTCCAGCTAACAACTGGAATCTGGCTTATCTGAAAAATCATATTGCCTGATGCATTACTACATCCTCCCTGCATTCCGGCAAAGGTATAGGTGAGCGTATAAGTTCCAACTCCAACGCTATCCGGATAAAAATAGCCGCAGTAAACTCCGGGACCAGAATAAATTCCTCCGGCAGGAGTTGCTCCTGAAAGCAGAACAGAAGAAAAGGAAGAATCCATGCAGATGTTCACCAGACCGCCCGTCCAGTTGATGGTGCGGAGCGTATCTATATAAAATCTTACCGACTGCGAATAAGCGCTGTAATTGCATCCCGCATAGGAGATTCTACATTTGTAAACACTGTTGTTGTTGGTGAGATAAAGCGGTGTTATTAATAGTTTGCTTGTATTAATTCCGCTGTATTGCGCACTGGGTGTTATCGGAGCATAATTCTGATACCATTTGAAAGTATACTGACTTGAATTAGTGTAAACCATCAAACTGTCGTTTTGCATTTCGCACAATGTGTCGCCCATGCTTTGAGAAATAATTACGGGCTGTGAAATCACTCGTATAAGTGCGCTGTCTGAATAAATATCTGATGCGGGAATGCATCCGTTAATCCTGCACCGCGCCCATGTGCTGTCCACCGAAGTTTGAGCATTGATAACTTTTAAAAATCTTCCGTTGGCGGTCATCACTCCAGGCTGATTTACAAAAGGAACCCACACGCCTCCTAGTTTTATCTCCCAATTATAATTTGCTCCTGCTGAACTTGTGTTCACATTAATAGAGTCCGTCACTCCGGCACAAAGATTTTTATTCTGGGGCTGCGCTGAAATTTTAGGGGCAATGATGATAGTGCACACATTGCTGTAATTTCTCGGAGAACAGTAATCATATACATAACACCTGTACTTATAACCATTCATTTGCGATTTAACATTCAGAATTCTCAGGTAGCTGTAAAAACTAGAAGTGGGGCTTCCCACGCTGAAATCAAAAATATCGAAATCACTATTCCAATAATTTATGTCGTGCCATCCATTGCCGTCAAGCGAATCTTCCTGCCACCCTGCATACCAGCCATACTGAAAATTATATGTAAGGGAATTAGTAATATATAACGGAATTTGCAAACTGTCACCGATGCATGCGCTTCGCGGAGAAGCAACAGTGCCCTGAATAGGTGGTGCGGACTGATTGTTATGCACGGAAACATAAACGCTGTCTTTTTTTATGCATCCATAAGGACTCATCGCAGTCACTCTGAGCATTCCGGAAGTGTTTCCTAATACATCCACCAGATTGTTGTTCACATTTGCAACCATGGATAACGGGCTTACTGTATAACTGTTGGAAGGATCTCCCATGTTCAGGTGAAGCGTATCTGCGCTGCAAAGGTGCGTATACCAGTAGGGGTTTATGTAATTCTGTTTGTTAAGAAATATGTAAGGTTTTGCTCTTGAATAAATTTTTACCGTGTCATACGCTTTGCAGTTATTGTAAGTGGCAGTTACTGCGTAATCAGTAGTGAAAGGTGGTTTTGCATAGGGATTAGCAGAGGATGAAGTGTTTAGATATTGAGTGGGCGACCAGCTATAAGTTGCCGTTGGCTGATTGCAGGTGGTGAAAATATGTGCGCTGTCTCCTCCGCAAAAATTCAAATCAACTCCTGCACTTACTGTAACTGCAGCATTCGAATAACTAACATTGACCGTATCTGAATTCACGCATCCCTGATAAGAGCCAAAGAGAATATAATTGGTGCTGATGCCCGGATTGACAGTAGGCGTTTTAGTTCCGTTGTTAAAAAATCCAAGGTCAGGAGACCAACCGAATGAAATGCCAGAAGGGTTGGTGCTTCCGCTGAGCTGCACTGAAGTTCCGCAGGTACTTATTTTATCAGGTCCTGCCGATACAGTGAATGAGGAAGCGGGAGAAAACGGAATAAACTTCGTAAGAAAGAGTTTGAAATTAGAACCTCCGTTGGTTAAAGAATTCGGGTACCATGTTTGCGTGGATTTAAAATTTCCCCAAAGTAATTGATTCCCTGCATTGTCAATCAGAGGGTGACTGTTATAATACGTGGAACTCGTGCTGTTGGTATTGACGCGCGCCCAAATTAATTTTCCGTTTGTTTGATATTGCGCGTTGAAGCCCATGAATGTGCCGGCTCCGTTCACTACAGAATTCAAAGGAAACTTTCCAAGATACGGATAACTGCTCATGCTGTTTCCGCAAACCGCCACCATGCCGTTGTAATAACTTACCGCACCCATGTTTTCTGTCCAACTGGAACCGCCACCGTCAGATTCCATCCATAAATTATTTCCGTTCGAATCTATCTTGGCGATAAAACCATTGTCTGTGTTCGAATACGTGTTGGGATAAAAATTCACAACACCATTCGTAGTTCCGCAAATAAAGAAGCCGTTATTCTCACCGGCACATGCATCGGAAACAGACATTGATCCGCCAACGATTTTTCCCCAGATGCAATGCCCGTCACTCCCGGCATATTTACCGATGGCGGTTTGGAAAGTGCTGTTTGTTCCTATGGAAACACCTGTCTGCTGATCGAACAAATAGGTTGTGTTTGAGGCACCAGTGTAACTTGCGATAATCACGTTTCCGGAACTGTCGGCAGTAATTGTTCTGCCTCCTCCATCCGAGGCGGCAGTTCCGAAACTATTTACATACTTCACGTTACCGGAAGAATCTACTTTGAAAAAAAATCCTTCGCCCGTCCATCCGTCCCACGGCCCGCTGTTATCTGCGGCAATTCCATCTACAATAAATGCATTGTGTGAAAACGAACCTGTCACATACACATTTTTATTTTCATCTGAAGTAATTCCATATGCATACGCATCGGCAGGCTGCCATTCATTATGTTTTTCCCATTGAAACGCAAGAGAGGAATCAAATTTTGCTGCGAAGACAACTTTCCGGGATACCGTAGGAAGAAGAGATGTTCCTATGTGAATAGTACTTCCCTGATAATAGCCCGTGATATAAACAGAACCGTCAACGCCCACATTCATGCGGGTGAGAGTTAACTGGTCACCTGCAGATGTATAGTACGCAGCCACTGCAGCACTCGAAAATATTCCGCCTGAATCATGCACAGCGATATAAATATTATAGGTGCCTGAGGAAGTAACAGAAACGGGAGTGAGCGTGAGCGTGGCATTTCCAAAACCACCGGCAATAACAAACTTTCCGTCAAACCTCCTTGACGCATCAATCATTCCGTCATAAGGAGAAGTGCCGCCAAAAGCTTTTGCCCACGATGATTTATAACATTCCTGCGCCAGTAAAGGAAGAAAACAAAGTGAAAGAAAAATTATAGAAAGGATTAAAATTCTTTTCATGCAGTGATAGTGATTTAATCAATAGAACTTTCAAATATAGGAATACTAAAAATAATGAAGAAAGGATTTTTCTTTTTGTTTCTTTTATTGATTTTTGGTTAAGAAGCACATAAAAGTAAGTGTTTAATCCTAACTACGGTAACAAGTAGAAGTAAAATTTGTGTAAAGTTTTTTCACTATATTTTATTTATTAATAATGATTTTCTTCACAAGAGTTCCTTTATCGGTAATGATGCGGATAAAATAAATTCCATTTTGATCTTTACTTAAATCGACCCCGATAGTTGTCGGGACTGATTTATATGAATTTACCCGCGAAGTATAAATTTTTTCTCCAAGCAGATCTGTGATTTCAATAGTTGAAATATTAATTTCTGAGTTCACTGAAAAAATTCCGCTGCTTGGATTGGGGAAAATATTTACTGACTTATCTAATGCAAGTTCTTCTGTTCCCACTTGCGAAGGAGTAACTCTATTTACGCTTCTATAAATTCCCACACTGCCCGGACCGGCAAACATGTACCCATCAGTAGCGATCACTAGGTATCGGTTAGTGCCCATAGAAGGGTTTGGACCAAATCCGACATTACAGGTGCTCCAATTCAGACATCCGTTAGTAGAATAATAAAGTCCGTAAGGTGAACTCATGTCACTTAGATAAACAGTATCACCCGGAGCTTTAATAAATGCACCCGGAAATACTGTAGCGGGAAGTCCTGTAGTGGTAACCGGGGACCAGGTAACGCCATTGTCTGTTGATTTTGCAATACCGTTAAACATGGTTCCATAAAATGTTCCGGAAGAGAGAATGACCATATTGGAAAGTCCCGGAGAAGAAATTAATGACCAACTCGCTCCGTTATTTGTTGATTTCAGCAAATCATTATTCACGTTCAAATAGGCCTCGGTTGCTGAACGTACCATAACAGATGAAATAGTATAAGAAACATTTTGCACAAATGTCCATGTATTGCCATTATCAGTAGACCGATATAATTTATAAGAAGAAGCTTTTTCGGTGTACGCCAATATAGCTCCATTGGCAAGCGGATTTAGAAAGACTACATTCGTATCAGATCCTAGTCCATTGCATTTTCTCACCCAGGTTATACCGAAATCTGAAGTCATATAAATGCCCCTGCCGTCATAGTTTATCATATCAAAATCGCATAGGAAAAGAAGATTCCCCTTTCCCATAATTTGATGATGATTAGTAGAACTGTATGGAAATCCCGTTATCGCATTCCATGTAAAAGAAGCGCCATCGGCAGTTGACTTATATAGAAACTGGCCGGTAGTCGCAAAGACATATCCATTATCTGTTGAAGCGAATGAAAAAATATTAACCTGGCTAAGTGTTTGCTGCCAAGTCGGTTGTGCCAGCAATGCGCCAACTGAAAGAATTTGTGTTGATGCGAGGAGTAGGGTTTTTTTCATTGTTTAATAATTAGATTATTCTATAATTATTTTTTTATTTAATGTTTCATCATCTGTAATGATTTGCATCTGGTAAATTCCTTTTGCTGTTTTAGGAATTTTTATTTCAGTTTTCTTTCCGTTAACGGATGATTGATAAACTAATTCACCCAGCGTGTTATAGATTTTGATTTGAGATTGCTTCGCTTCGCTCGCAATGACGGTGAAACTTCCGTGATTGGGATTAGGGTAAATGCTGATTAAATTATTTGGTGATATTTCAGAAACAAAAGTCCCCATAACTCTATCAGAAGTATTTGACTTGGAAGATTTGATAGAAGAAGTAAAAGCATCCGGATTTTTTATTGAAACATTGCAGGGCTGAGCGGGAGCTGCTTCTACAATGTAACGCGCGCTGTCAGTCGGAGCAGGATGAGTTCCGGCTATATCTGTATATTGGTTGGGCAGAGAAAAGGGAACTGAAT is a window encoding:
- a CDS encoding T9SS type A sorting domain-containing protein, which translates into the protein MKKTLLLASTQILSVGALLAQPTWQQTLSQVNIFSFASTDNGYVFATTGQFLYKSTADGASFTWNAITGFPYSSTNHHQIMGKGNLLFLCDFDMINYDGRGIYMTSDFGITWVRKCNGLGSDTNVVFLNPLANGAILAYTEKASSYKLYRSTDNGNTWTFVQNVSYTISSVMVRSATEAYLNVNNDLLKSTNNGASWSLISSPGLSNMVILSSGTFYGTMFNGIAKSTDNGVTWSPVTTTGLPATVFPGAFIKAPGDTVYLSDMSSPYGLYYSTNGCLNWSTCNVGFGPNPSMGTNRYLVIATDGYMFAGPGSVGIYRSVNRVTPSQVGTEELALDKSVNIFPNPSSGIFSVNSEINISTIEITDLLGEKIYTSRVNSYKSVPTTIGVDLSKDQNGIYFIRIITDKGTLVKKIIINK
- a CDS encoding phage integrase SAM-like domain-containing protein, with translation MSTLKLTLDTRREKQNKTYPLIFRLSVNGESRDIKTGHSIPESCWNWKSGSIKRSFPAHDVISGKIKEIELRYLGKIWEYEKNRTRLNAQELRDYILSDHKTSITVYDFWQEEINLIQKADRNGGARIYMESLVALQKIQNLNVPFERIDYKFLKEIEAELISSGVKINSISLYLRTLRAVYNKAVNTEVVSYENYPFRRFRIRKEQTVPHPISLEELQKYFYLQIEKDSCLYDSWLMGKLMFMLIGINFKDMILMKEFDISTGRLIFSRCKTGRIYSIKLLPEALEIIKHFHGRSDTTLLSRVSKAEIEDKIRFPLVVKQKNKLFNEHLSKIGRIIGCKERLRGYVFRYSWANIAKQLDYSTEKIGQALGHSRNSVTDGYLSDYNSEVIDSMNEHICNQVMKIKQEI
- a CDS encoding galactose oxidase; this encodes MRTFLTIGFALLMNIFCFFSSAQGVWTQKPDLPGTGRGFGVGFSLGSKGYITTGYSGSYYNDMWCYDTLSNMWTSKASFPGAARGYAVGFAIGSKGYVGTGSGSTTYNDFWAYNPVTNSWTQKANFGGSARGFATGFSASGKGYIGTKGPTQNDFWEYDTLSNTWTQIAAMGTGIRSAAVGFSVGGKGYVGTGSSNPTYYQDLWQYDPGTGAWTQMADIPGSPSQAARWGATAFSIGSKGYVAAGNYGSSQYKRDLWEYDPATNSWLQKADIPDVQRYGSVGFTIGNKGYLVAGSNSTGNLQTFWEYNPFSPLTLYLSHVNSSCTNPCNGKATANTSGGTTPYTYLWNIGKTTQSVTGLCAGTYSVTVTDAVGTAITANTIVQ
- a CDS encoding T9SS type A sorting domain-containing protein; translation: MKRILILSIIFLSLCFLPLLAQECYKSSWAKAFGGTSPYDGMIDASRRFDGKFVIAGGFGNATLTLTPVSVTSSGTYNIYIAVHDSGGIFSSAAVAAYYTSAGDQLTLTRMNVGVDGSVYITGYYQGSTIHIGTSLLPTVSRKVVFAAKFDSSLAFQWEKHNEWQPADAYAYGITSDENKNVYVTGSFSHNAFIVDGIAADNSGPWDGWTGEGFFFKVDSSGNVKYVNSFGTAASDGGGRTITADSSGNVIIASYTGASNTTYLFDQQTGVSIGTNSTFQTAIGKYAGSDGHCIWGKIVGGSMSVSDACAGENNGFFICGTTNGVVNFYPNTYSNTDNGFIAKIDSNGNNLWMESDGGGSSWTENMGAVSYYNGMVAVCGNSMSSYPYLGKFPLNSVVNGAGTFMGFNAQYQTNGKLIWARVNTNSTSSTYYNSHPLIDNAGNQLLWGNFKSTQTWYPNSLTNGGSNFKLFLTKFIPFSPASSFTVSAGPDKISTCGTSVQLSGSTNPSGISFGWSPDLGFFNNGTKTPTVNPGISTNYILFGSYQGCVNSDTVNVSYSNAAVTVSAGVDLNFCGGDSAHIFTTCNQPTATYSWSPTQYLNTSSSANPYAKPPFTTDYAVTATYNNCKAYDTVKIYSRAKPYIFLNKQNYINPYWYTHLCSADTLHLNMGDPSNSYTVSPLSMVANVNNNLVDVLGNTSGMLRVTAMSPYGCIKKDSVYVSVHNNQSAPPIQGTVASPRSACIGDSLQIPLYITNSLTYNFQYGWYAGWQEDSLDGNGWHDINYWNSDFDIFDFSVGSPTSSFYSYLRILNVKSQMNGYKYRCYVYDYCSPRNYSNVCTIIIAPKISAQPQNKNLCAGVTDSINVNTSSAGANYNWEIKLGGVWVPFVNQPGVMTANGRFLKVINAQTSVDSTWARCRINGCIPASDIYSDSALIRVISQPVIISQSMGDTLCEMQNDSLMVYTNSSQYTFKWYQNYAPITPSAQYSGINTSKLLITPLYLTNNNSVYKCRISYAGCNYSAYSQSVRFYIDTLRTINWTGGLVNICMDSSFSSVLLSGATPAGGIYSGPGVYCGYFYPDSVGVGTYTLTYTFAGMQGGCSNASGNMIFQISQIPVVSWTGGPVNTCLGSSPIVLSGGNPSGGVYSGPGVSAGSFNMNIVGVGTYTLVYTYTDPLTTCSNSDSMIFIVNACTGINETDAGAMQFYFDNTAHIISFNQNDFTDAYRATVFDMYGQLIAQRDYNNGEKKGNLILPLTSSGIYFVKFSDETKSKTYKISVTH